One stretch of Glycine soja cultivar W05 chromosome 7, ASM419377v2, whole genome shotgun sequence DNA includes these proteins:
- the LOC114418896 gene encoding probable protein arginine N-methyltransferase 1 → MGRRKNNSNNNQCSSSKEDADMNSNHLRFEEADEAVDESSNLDQSMCDIEESDDKTSADYYFDSYSHFGIHEEMLKDSVRTKTYQNVIYQNKFLFKNKVVLDVGAGTGILSLFCAKAGAEHVYAVECSHMADMAKEIVEANGYSNVVTVLKGKIEEIELPVAKVDIIISEWMGYFLLFENMLNSVLYARDKWLVDGGVVLPDKASLHLTAIEDADYKEDKIEFWNNVYGFDMSCIKKQAIMEPLVDTVDQNQIATNCQLLKTMDISKMAPGDASFAAPFKLVAERDDYIHALVAYFDVSFTKCHKLMGFSTGPRSRATHWKQTVLYLEDVLTVCEGEAIVGSMTVAPNKKNPRDVDIMLKYSLNGRRCNVSRVQYYKMR, encoded by the exons ATGGGTCGGCGAAagaacaacagcaacaacaatcagTGCTCCTCAAGCAAGGAAGACGCTGACATGAATAGCAACCACCTTCGGTTTGAAGAAGCTGACGAGGCTGTCGACGAGAGTTCCAACCTCGACCAATCCATGTGCGACATCGAAGAATCCGATGATAAAACCAGCGCCGACTATTACTTCGATTCCTACTCTCATTTTG GAATTCACGAA GAAATGTTGAAGGACAGTGTGAGAACCAAGACATATCAAAATGTTATTTATCAgaacaaatttttattcaagAATAAAGTAGTTCTTGATGTTGGTGCTGGGACTGGGATTTTATCACTATTTTGTGCCAAAGCAGGGGCAGAACACGTCTATGCG GTTGAGTGCTCCCATATGGCTGACATGGCGAAGGAGATTGTTGAAGCTAACGGTTACTCTAATG TTGTAACAGTTTTGAAGGGGAAGATTGAAGAAATTGAACTTCCAGTTGCTAAAGTTGATATAATTATTTCAGAATGGATGGGATATTTCTTGTTGTTTGAGAATATGTTAAATTCTGTGCTCTATGCTCGTGACAAATGGCTT GTGGATGGTGGAGTTGTGCTACCAGACAAAGCATCCCTACATCTCACTGCTATTGAAGATGCTGACtataaagaagataaaattgAGT TTTGGAACAATGTATATGGATTTGACATGAGCTGCATCAAGAAGCAAGCCATAATGGAGCCTCTTGTTGACACAGTTGACCAGAATCAGATTGCTACAAACTGCCAGCTACTCAAG ACAATGGATATCTCAAAGATGGCTCCTGGAGATGCTTCATTTGCAGCACCTTTTAAGCTTGTAGCTGAACGCGACGACTATATTCACGCTCTTGTTGCATATTTTGATGTATCATTTACAAAGTGTCATAAATTGATGGGATTCTCTACAG GGCCAAGATCACGAGCTACACATTGGAAACAAACAGTCCTATACCTAGAAGATGTCTTGACCGTTTGTGAGGGGGAGGCAATTGTGGGGAGCATGACTGTTgctccaaataaaaaaaatcctcggGATGTTGATATAATGCTCAAGTATTCATTGAATGGAAGGCGATGCAATGTTTCAAGGGTTCAGTACTACAAGATGCGTTGA